The genomic region GGCGTGGATCGCCACGTCGGGCACCGGCACGCCGCCGCTGCAGGTGCCGCCGCCGAGCCCGCGCTCGAGCTCGCGCAGCGACGTCAGGTGCTGGTCGAGCTTGTGGCCCTCCTCGCGCCCGAGCCGATCGCGCAGCCCGGCCAGGTCGCCCTTGACCGCGTCGAGCACGCTCTGGCGTCGGATCAGCGCGGCGTCGGCGCCGCCGGGCGCGACGTCGCCGTACAGGCGCGCGTAGACGCCGCGGGGGCTGTCGTCGGGCGGCGCGAACTGGCCGGGCGCGACGTAGCTCATGCGGGTCTGCACGCTGCCGCCCCAGGCCGAGGTCTCGACCCCGAGCTCGAGCGAGCGCAGCCGGGTGGCGCCGCCGACCGCGGCCGCGACGTACTGATCGACCGACATGCCGCGCGACGCGCTGGCGGCGTCGCCCGAGCCGGTCAGCATCGCCGCCATGCCGCCCTCGTGGTTGGTCGCGCCGACGAACTGCAGGCCGTCGATCACGATCAGCCGATCGCGCTGGGCCGCGAGCGGCTCGAGGATGCTGCCGGCGGGGAAGCTCCACGCGGTCTCGCTGCCGCTCGGGCGCCAGCGCGCCGGCACGGTGCCGTTGGGCGTGAAGAACACGACCAGGCGCCTGGCCGCGGGGCCGGCGGCGGCGTGGGCCCGGCCGACCGACGTGACGAGGCGCGCGAACGGCGCGGCGATCGCGGCCAGGCCGAGACCGGCGACGAAGCCGCGGCGGCTGACGTTGCGGCGCGGCGGCGCGCGGTCGGTCGACGGCGAGGGTGGACGCGCG from Myxococcales bacterium harbors:
- a CDS encoding DUF1552 domain-containing protein: MTTTRSPADPSTARPPSPSTDRAPPRRNVSRRGFVAGLGLAAIAAPFARLVTSVGRAHAAAGPAARRLVVFFTPNGTVPARWRPSGSETAWSFPAGSILEPLAAQRDRLIVIDGLQFVGATNHEGGMAAMLTGSGDAASASRGMSVDQYVAAAVGGATRLRSLELGVETSAWGGSVQTRMSYVAPGQFAPPDDSPRGVYARLYGDVAPGGADAALIRRQSVLDAVKGDLAGLRDRLGREEGHKLDQHLTSLRELERGLGGGTCSGGVPVPDVAIHANDNFPIIGKAQMDLLVAALACGATNVASLQWAHTVSPHVFTWAGLADAHHALSHMDDGNAAGVAAFVTAERWFATQFGYLLDRLAATPDADGGTLLDSTLVVWAKEMGDSRAHVCTDVPFVLAGGGAFTPGRYLRTNGASHARLLVSICQALGLSTTTFGNPATGAGPLPGL